The following proteins are encoded in a genomic region of Ostrea edulis chromosome 7, xbOstEdul1.1, whole genome shotgun sequence:
- the LOC125656360 gene encoding uncharacterized protein LOC125656360 isoform X1: MFCFRYKMPGLGEVVRVGTLVVLSTMLLSFGVSSTPTENILDLNFNYTSLVMQYISVCGVSTACDKSFVSSFNLTERDFHHKQLCPKCSCDVTCFNDSNLHCCPDVYFAHGVPKCRSIDIINELEKQLNFYSLLDDCPSGSDKNLKEECSKSRTLYERLRLPPGTSKSSEFVFWNKYCAECHNASIFQPWHLFFDCEKATDFNYLSSYGEIIEKANKSGCFIAFQGEGERCTPVNPKQFITTCNVTGHWDTYDVTLDSACKSAYNLTYQQVFKNVFCYLCNIPTQVKVPMRDSCPLPSSPIANLCRRFPNTLSTSPYKNIFCLLCQDSKTEFETKIKLSRKINEVDMQYFIRVFPETFQIMLHLISRVQPLMGQVENIHIVQPDEELNITHLAIKSFAFTGQGLCSSNILQENLRNVGTNCSCEVSCFKDCCIDHVLETPFTSCITTDFPPKITPRGGFRVIDRCKGVGSEHCESRVFDDVFHTLPVRGQQSGKTYLNVFCHHCNQDPGYPPEATIMWGLNISCNQFINPDYLPTLGDLINTMKKANCTIRLLPDKFAQTCGNVEESVGVCNTTGLWSKEDGDIRQACESLTHNRLPSIGPTWNSEVIYKNIFCQMCNPVEDRTIQTIGDCETESADISRGELVEACERISFVQMSSPYKNIFCEKCHGYSTKNAEKPIKDPDVFDIIDLQKNFSRTKMHVVTYRTLFSLSSYDHEERDLKQETTCQADQHLDKHRNLCRDMVCFPGKILFNGTCVSLLPQTKNMRYILYFRMDSIGNIEKSITVEEVVQALYHSVVMMLDKVTNLARDFIDIEEHIFLVNKDCDANELSGLQLYAQMVIFLKEMIYRVDVERKLVSFSNSFHQLSMKKTLYNFSLSQNESPIVFPFFATNCMYKKTKTKRASQKYRRVYVNKLLLCPQVLINPEEYSHNAATGRLTIGNWNVSLSQDRFMLTHNKSARVCTLDINHTLQANAEPSVDTWTFGLSVLTFICIVISLVCLVLTFIIYCVFQSLRTLPGLNNMCLIISLFFAQLMTLIRPYIVDLHTLSMTSSIAVHYFWLAVFCWLQVCSFHMFRVFTRKTHTIKNDRDTCLALSRYAVYAYGSPAVVVAVHLIVNLIISNGDVTGYENLNGIVNTKLAFIVTIISPMLLICVSNSIFFIVTVVRIRSTPHAQKNQKQSVEVWIYVKLFTLTGLTWIFQVVDAFLSLSFLSYVVAILNGLQGLFLFLSYVCNGRVLRLCCKQKTKNSSTLNSSTNHNSTVSATKSTKF, translated from the exons atgttctgtTTCAGATACAAAATGCCAGGTTTAGGTGAGGTTGTCAGGGTGGGCACCCTCGTCGTCCTGAGCACCATGCTTCTGTCCTTTGGGGTCTCTTCTACACCTACAGAGAACATTCTAGATTTAAACTTCAATTACACTTCTCTTGTCATGCAGTACATCTCTGTGTGCGGAGTGTCTACAGCATGTGATAAATCATTCGTCTCTTCATTCAACTTAACAGAGCGTGACTTTCATCACAAACAGTTATGTCCAAAATGCTCATGTGACGTCACGTGCTTCAATGATTCAAACCTTCACTGTTGTCCTGATGTATATTTCGCGCACGGTGTTCCAAAATGCCGCTCAATCGACATCATAAATGAATTagaaaaacaattgaatttctATAGTTTGCTTGACGACTGTCCTAGTGGTAGTGATAAAAATCTTAAAGAGGAATGCAGTAAATCTCGGACACTCTATGAGAGACTGAGATTGCCCCCCGGAACAAGCAAAAGTAGTGAATTCGTATTCTGGAATAAATATTGCGCCGAATGTCACAACGCGTCTATTTTCCAACCGTGGCATTTGTTTTTCGACTGTGAAAAGGCAACCGATTTTAATTACTTGTCTTCCTATggtgaaataattgaaaaagcCAACAAATCGGGTTGCTTTATCGCTTTTCAGGGTGAAGGTGAACGTTGTACTCCGGTTAACCCCAAACAATTCATTACTACTTGCAACGTCACTGGACATTGGGATACATATGACGTCACTCTAGACAGTGCGTGCAAAAGCGCTTACAACTTAACTTACCAACAGGTGTTCAAAAATGTTTTCTGTTATCTGTGTAACATACCCACACAAGTGAAGGTACCAATGAGGGATTCCTGCCCTCTTCCATCGTCACCAATAGCAAACTTGTGCAGAAGGTTCCCGAACACTTTGTCCACATCAccttacaaaaatattttctgtcTTTTGTGTCAGGATTCAAAAACTGAATTTGAAACGAAAATTAAGCTATCAAGGAAAATAAATGAAGTTGACATGCAATATTTCATCAGAGTTTTTCCCGAAACCTTTCAAATAATGCTTCATCTGATTTCTCGAGTGCAACCTCTAATGGGACAGGTAGAGAATATACACATAGTTCAACCAGACGAGGAATTGAACATCACTCATCTCGCCATAAAAAGTTTCGCTTTCACTGGTCAGGGACTTTGTTCGTCGAACATATTGCAGGAGAATTTGAGGAATGTGGGAACAAATTGTTCGTGTGAGGTTAGTTGCTTTAAGGATTGTTGCATCGACCATGTTTTGGAGACTCCCTTTACTTCCTGCATCACCACTGACTTTCCACCAAAGATCACGCCACGTGGTGGATTCAGAGTCATAGATCGCTGTAAAGGAGTTGGCTCAGAGCATTGCGAATCTCGTGTGTTTGATGACGTATTCCACACATTACCAGTGAGGGGTCAACAAAGCGGGAAGACATACCTAAATGTGTTCTGTCACCACTGTAATCAAGATCCAGGTTACCCACCTGAAGCAACGATAATGTGGGGTTTAAATATATCATGTAATCAATTCATCAACCCGGATTATCTTCCGACTCTCGGAGATTTAATTAACACAATGAAAAAAGCAAACTGTACCATTCGTCTACTACCAGACAAGTTTGCCCAAACCTGCGGTAACGTGGAAGAAAGCGTGGGTGTATGCAACACTACTGGGCTATGGAGCAAGGAGGATGGTGACATCAGACAAGCATGTGAAAGCTTGACACATAATCGGTTACCGTCTATAGGACCAACCTGGAATAGTGAAGTGATttacaaaaacatattttgtcAAATGTGCAACCCTGTTGAAGACAGAACAATCCAAACCATTGGAGATTGTGAAACCGAATCTGCAGATATATCCCGTGGAGAGTTGGTAGAGGCTTGTGAAAGGATATCCTTCGTACAAATGTCTTCGCCCtacaaaaacatattttgtgAAAAGTGCCATGGCTACAGCACCAAAAACGCAGAGAAGCCAATAAAAGATCCGGATGTGTTTGATATAATCGATCTTCAGAAAAATTTCAGTAGAACCAAGATGCACGTGGTGACATATAGAACACTGTTCTCTCTCAGTTCTTACGATCACGAGGAAAGGGATCTGAAACAGGAAACTACCTGTCAAGCTGATCAGCATCTAGACAAACATAGG AATTTATGCAGAGATATGGTGTGCTTTCCTGGAAAGATTTTATTCAACGGTACATGTGTATCATTGCTTCCCCAAACCAAAAACATGCGATACATCCTCTACTTCCGGATGGATAGCATAGGAAATATAGAGAAGTCCATCACAGTCGAGGAAGTTGTTCAAGCTCTGTACCATTCAGTTGTCATGATGTTAGATAAAGTTACGAATCTGGCACGAGACTTCATAGACATTGAGGAGCACATCTTccttgtaaacaaagactgtgaCGCAAATGAATTGTCCGGCTTGCAGCTGTATGCGCAGATGGTGATTTTTctaaaagaaatgatttatcGCGTGGATGTGGAAAGAAAACTTGTGTCTTTTTCGAATTCGTTCCACCAACTCTCGATGAAAAAGACATTGTATAATTTCTCCCTCAGTCAGAATGAAAGCCCAATTGTATTTCCATTCTTCGCCACAAATTGCATGTATAAGAAAACCAAGACGAAGAGAGCTAGTCAAAAATACAGGCGAGTGTATGTAAATAAACTACTATTATGTCCACAAGTTTTGATCAATCCCGAGGAATACAGTCACAATGCCGCGACTGGGAGGCTAACGATCGGAAACTGGAATGTTTCTCTGTCACAGGACAGGTTCATGTTAACTCACAACAAATCGGCACGGGTCTGCACCCTCGACATAAACCATACCTTGCAAGCAAATGCAGAGCCATCCGTCGACACATGGACATTCGGCCTATCTGTGCTAACGTTTATATGTATCGTTATATCCCTTGTGTGTCTCGTCCTGACGTTTATAATATACTGTGTTTTCCAATCACTCCGGACATTGCCTGGATTGAATAACATGTGTTTAATCATTTCACTCTTCTTCGCGCAACTGATGACGTTAATCAGACCCTATATCGTAGACTTACACACGCTTTCCATGACGTCATCAATAGCCGTGCACTATTTCTGGCTGGCTGTTTTTTGCTGGCTTCAGGTGTGTTCATTTCACATGTTCCGTGTCTTTACAAGAAAAACTCACACTATCAAAAACGACAGAGACACGTGTCTTGCACTGAGTAGGTATGCCGTCTACGCGTACGGCAGTCCCGCGGTAGTGGTGGCTGTTCATCTAATTGTGAATCTAATTATATCAAACGGGGATGTCACGGGTTATGAAAACTTAAACGGCATTGTAAACACCAAATTAGCGTTCATCGTCACCATAATATCCCCCATGCTGTTGATCTGTGTTAGCAATTCCATATTCTTCATTGTGACGGTAGTCCGCATAAGAAGCACCCCGCATGCGCAGAAGAATCAAAAGCAATCCGTGGAGGTTTGGATTTACGTTAAACTTTTCACCCTAACGGGTTTAACCTGGATTTTTCAAGTCGTGGACGCCTTTTTATCACTATCATTTCTTTCATATGTCGTGGCAATTCTTAACGGGCTTCAAGGGTTGTTCTTATTTTTAAGCTACGTCTGCAACGGGCGAGTTTTGCGATTGTGTTGCAAGCAAAAAACTAAGAATTCGTCAACATTGAATTCATCTACAAATCATAATTCTACTGTATCTGCAACAAAATCGACAAAGTTCTAA
- the LOC125656360 gene encoding uncharacterized protein LOC125656360 isoform X2, with protein sequence MPGLGEVVRVGTLVVLSTMLLSFGVSSTPTENILDLNFNYTSLVMQYISVCGVSTACDKSFVSSFNLTERDFHHKQLCPKCSCDVTCFNDSNLHCCPDVYFAHGVPKCRSIDIINELEKQLNFYSLLDDCPSGSDKNLKEECSKSRTLYERLRLPPGTSKSSEFVFWNKYCAECHNASIFQPWHLFFDCEKATDFNYLSSYGEIIEKANKSGCFIAFQGEGERCTPVNPKQFITTCNVTGHWDTYDVTLDSACKSAYNLTYQQVFKNVFCYLCNIPTQVKVPMRDSCPLPSSPIANLCRRFPNTLSTSPYKNIFCLLCQDSKTEFETKIKLSRKINEVDMQYFIRVFPETFQIMLHLISRVQPLMGQVENIHIVQPDEELNITHLAIKSFAFTGQGLCSSNILQENLRNVGTNCSCEVSCFKDCCIDHVLETPFTSCITTDFPPKITPRGGFRVIDRCKGVGSEHCESRVFDDVFHTLPVRGQQSGKTYLNVFCHHCNQDPGYPPEATIMWGLNISCNQFINPDYLPTLGDLINTMKKANCTIRLLPDKFAQTCGNVEESVGVCNTTGLWSKEDGDIRQACESLTHNRLPSIGPTWNSEVIYKNIFCQMCNPVEDRTIQTIGDCETESADISRGELVEACERISFVQMSSPYKNIFCEKCHGYSTKNAEKPIKDPDVFDIIDLQKNFSRTKMHVVTYRTLFSLSSYDHEERDLKQETTCQADQHLDKHRNLCRDMVCFPGKILFNGTCVSLLPQTKNMRYILYFRMDSIGNIEKSITVEEVVQALYHSVVMMLDKVTNLARDFIDIEEHIFLVNKDCDANELSGLQLYAQMVIFLKEMIYRVDVERKLVSFSNSFHQLSMKKTLYNFSLSQNESPIVFPFFATNCMYKKTKTKRASQKYRRVYVNKLLLCPQVLINPEEYSHNAATGRLTIGNWNVSLSQDRFMLTHNKSARVCTLDINHTLQANAEPSVDTWTFGLSVLTFICIVISLVCLVLTFIIYCVFQSLRTLPGLNNMCLIISLFFAQLMTLIRPYIVDLHTLSMTSSIAVHYFWLAVFCWLQVCSFHMFRVFTRKTHTIKNDRDTCLALSRYAVYAYGSPAVVVAVHLIVNLIISNGDVTGYENLNGIVNTKLAFIVTIISPMLLICVSNSIFFIVTVVRIRSTPHAQKNQKQSVEVWIYVKLFTLTGLTWIFQVVDAFLSLSFLSYVVAILNGLQGLFLFLSYVCNGRVLRLCCKQKTKNSSTLNSSTNHNSTVSATKSTKF encoded by the exons ATGCCAGGTTTAGGTGAGGTTGTCAGGGTGGGCACCCTCGTCGTCCTGAGCACCATGCTTCTGTCCTTTGGGGTCTCTTCTACACCTACAGAGAACATTCTAGATTTAAACTTCAATTACACTTCTCTTGTCATGCAGTACATCTCTGTGTGCGGAGTGTCTACAGCATGTGATAAATCATTCGTCTCTTCATTCAACTTAACAGAGCGTGACTTTCATCACAAACAGTTATGTCCAAAATGCTCATGTGACGTCACGTGCTTCAATGATTCAAACCTTCACTGTTGTCCTGATGTATATTTCGCGCACGGTGTTCCAAAATGCCGCTCAATCGACATCATAAATGAATTagaaaaacaattgaatttctATAGTTTGCTTGACGACTGTCCTAGTGGTAGTGATAAAAATCTTAAAGAGGAATGCAGTAAATCTCGGACACTCTATGAGAGACTGAGATTGCCCCCCGGAACAAGCAAAAGTAGTGAATTCGTATTCTGGAATAAATATTGCGCCGAATGTCACAACGCGTCTATTTTCCAACCGTGGCATTTGTTTTTCGACTGTGAAAAGGCAACCGATTTTAATTACTTGTCTTCCTATggtgaaataattgaaaaagcCAACAAATCGGGTTGCTTTATCGCTTTTCAGGGTGAAGGTGAACGTTGTACTCCGGTTAACCCCAAACAATTCATTACTACTTGCAACGTCACTGGACATTGGGATACATATGACGTCACTCTAGACAGTGCGTGCAAAAGCGCTTACAACTTAACTTACCAACAGGTGTTCAAAAATGTTTTCTGTTATCTGTGTAACATACCCACACAAGTGAAGGTACCAATGAGGGATTCCTGCCCTCTTCCATCGTCACCAATAGCAAACTTGTGCAGAAGGTTCCCGAACACTTTGTCCACATCAccttacaaaaatattttctgtcTTTTGTGTCAGGATTCAAAAACTGAATTTGAAACGAAAATTAAGCTATCAAGGAAAATAAATGAAGTTGACATGCAATATTTCATCAGAGTTTTTCCCGAAACCTTTCAAATAATGCTTCATCTGATTTCTCGAGTGCAACCTCTAATGGGACAGGTAGAGAATATACACATAGTTCAACCAGACGAGGAATTGAACATCACTCATCTCGCCATAAAAAGTTTCGCTTTCACTGGTCAGGGACTTTGTTCGTCGAACATATTGCAGGAGAATTTGAGGAATGTGGGAACAAATTGTTCGTGTGAGGTTAGTTGCTTTAAGGATTGTTGCATCGACCATGTTTTGGAGACTCCCTTTACTTCCTGCATCACCACTGACTTTCCACCAAAGATCACGCCACGTGGTGGATTCAGAGTCATAGATCGCTGTAAAGGAGTTGGCTCAGAGCATTGCGAATCTCGTGTGTTTGATGACGTATTCCACACATTACCAGTGAGGGGTCAACAAAGCGGGAAGACATACCTAAATGTGTTCTGTCACCACTGTAATCAAGATCCAGGTTACCCACCTGAAGCAACGATAATGTGGGGTTTAAATATATCATGTAATCAATTCATCAACCCGGATTATCTTCCGACTCTCGGAGATTTAATTAACACAATGAAAAAAGCAAACTGTACCATTCGTCTACTACCAGACAAGTTTGCCCAAACCTGCGGTAACGTGGAAGAAAGCGTGGGTGTATGCAACACTACTGGGCTATGGAGCAAGGAGGATGGTGACATCAGACAAGCATGTGAAAGCTTGACACATAATCGGTTACCGTCTATAGGACCAACCTGGAATAGTGAAGTGATttacaaaaacatattttgtcAAATGTGCAACCCTGTTGAAGACAGAACAATCCAAACCATTGGAGATTGTGAAACCGAATCTGCAGATATATCCCGTGGAGAGTTGGTAGAGGCTTGTGAAAGGATATCCTTCGTACAAATGTCTTCGCCCtacaaaaacatattttgtgAAAAGTGCCATGGCTACAGCACCAAAAACGCAGAGAAGCCAATAAAAGATCCGGATGTGTTTGATATAATCGATCTTCAGAAAAATTTCAGTAGAACCAAGATGCACGTGGTGACATATAGAACACTGTTCTCTCTCAGTTCTTACGATCACGAGGAAAGGGATCTGAAACAGGAAACTACCTGTCAAGCTGATCAGCATCTAGACAAACATAGG AATTTATGCAGAGATATGGTGTGCTTTCCTGGAAAGATTTTATTCAACGGTACATGTGTATCATTGCTTCCCCAAACCAAAAACATGCGATACATCCTCTACTTCCGGATGGATAGCATAGGAAATATAGAGAAGTCCATCACAGTCGAGGAAGTTGTTCAAGCTCTGTACCATTCAGTTGTCATGATGTTAGATAAAGTTACGAATCTGGCACGAGACTTCATAGACATTGAGGAGCACATCTTccttgtaaacaaagactgtgaCGCAAATGAATTGTCCGGCTTGCAGCTGTATGCGCAGATGGTGATTTTTctaaaagaaatgatttatcGCGTGGATGTGGAAAGAAAACTTGTGTCTTTTTCGAATTCGTTCCACCAACTCTCGATGAAAAAGACATTGTATAATTTCTCCCTCAGTCAGAATGAAAGCCCAATTGTATTTCCATTCTTCGCCACAAATTGCATGTATAAGAAAACCAAGACGAAGAGAGCTAGTCAAAAATACAGGCGAGTGTATGTAAATAAACTACTATTATGTCCACAAGTTTTGATCAATCCCGAGGAATACAGTCACAATGCCGCGACTGGGAGGCTAACGATCGGAAACTGGAATGTTTCTCTGTCACAGGACAGGTTCATGTTAACTCACAACAAATCGGCACGGGTCTGCACCCTCGACATAAACCATACCTTGCAAGCAAATGCAGAGCCATCCGTCGACACATGGACATTCGGCCTATCTGTGCTAACGTTTATATGTATCGTTATATCCCTTGTGTGTCTCGTCCTGACGTTTATAATATACTGTGTTTTCCAATCACTCCGGACATTGCCTGGATTGAATAACATGTGTTTAATCATTTCACTCTTCTTCGCGCAACTGATGACGTTAATCAGACCCTATATCGTAGACTTACACACGCTTTCCATGACGTCATCAATAGCCGTGCACTATTTCTGGCTGGCTGTTTTTTGCTGGCTTCAGGTGTGTTCATTTCACATGTTCCGTGTCTTTACAAGAAAAACTCACACTATCAAAAACGACAGAGACACGTGTCTTGCACTGAGTAGGTATGCCGTCTACGCGTACGGCAGTCCCGCGGTAGTGGTGGCTGTTCATCTAATTGTGAATCTAATTATATCAAACGGGGATGTCACGGGTTATGAAAACTTAAACGGCATTGTAAACACCAAATTAGCGTTCATCGTCACCATAATATCCCCCATGCTGTTGATCTGTGTTAGCAATTCCATATTCTTCATTGTGACGGTAGTCCGCATAAGAAGCACCCCGCATGCGCAGAAGAATCAAAAGCAATCCGTGGAGGTTTGGATTTACGTTAAACTTTTCACCCTAACGGGTTTAACCTGGATTTTTCAAGTCGTGGACGCCTTTTTATCACTATCATTTCTTTCATATGTCGTGGCAATTCTTAACGGGCTTCAAGGGTTGTTCTTATTTTTAAGCTACGTCTGCAACGGGCGAGTTTTGCGATTGTGTTGCAAGCAAAAAACTAAGAATTCGTCAACATTGAATTCATCTACAAATCATAATTCTACTGTATCTGCAACAAAATCGACAAAGTTCTAA